A window of the Lactuca sativa cultivar Salinas chromosome 5, Lsat_Salinas_v11, whole genome shotgun sequence genome harbors these coding sequences:
- the LOC111878019 gene encoding DExH-box ATP-dependent RNA helicase DExH9, with protein MGSVKRKSLEEGPSASTPPPHKQQKDNRNNDNRLIGTNNEAEAGVACVHDCSYPENYVAVPRRSNTEEDSKPAKEFPFTLDPFQAEAINCLNAGESVMVSAHTSAGKTVVASYAIAMSLKNKQRVIYTSPIKALSNQKYREFKEEFSDVGLMTGDVTIEPNASCLVMTTEIWRSMQYKGSELTREVAWIIFDEVHYMRDRERGVVWEESIVMAPKNARFVFLSATVPNAKEFADWVAKVHQQPCHIVYTDYRPTPLQHYLFPTGGDGLYLVVDEKGKFREDSFQKALNALVPANDGDKKKDYGKKQKGLVNGRGGEDSDIFKMVKMIIQRQYDPVIIFSFSKRECEFLAMQMAKMDLNEDDEKVNIETIFWSAMDMLSDDDKKLPQVSNMLPLLKRGIGVHHSGLLPILKEVIEILFQEGLIKCLFATETFSIGLNMPAKTVVFSNVRKFDGDKFRWLSSGEYIQMSGRAGRRGIDDRGVCILMLDEKLEPSTAKMMVKGSADCLNSAFHLSYNMLLNQLRCEDGNPENLLRNSFYQFQADRAIPDLERQMKLLQEERDSIHIEEEDSLENYYSLLQQYRSLKNDVRDIVFSPRYCLPFLQPGRLVCVRCGNNDENALPLSTEDNVTWGVIVNFQRLKGLSEDDANKSPEDANYSVDILTRCAVSKDELSKKTIKIVPLKSPGEPVVVSVLVSQIDNLSSVRLIIAKDLLPLENRENTLKKVSEVLSRFSKQGMPLLDPEEDMKVQSGSYRKAVRRIEALENLFDKHEVSKSPLIEQKLKVLHKKKEITSQIKTIKKSMRSSSALAFKDELKARKRVLRRLGYVTREDVVELKGKVACEISSADELVLTELMFNGVFKDIKIEEMVSLLSCFVWQEKLQDAQKPREELDMLFTQLQDTARRVAKVQLECKVEIDVESFVNSFRPDIMEAVYSWAKGSKFYEIMEITQVFEGSLIRGIRRLEEILQQLILAAKSIGEVELEAKFEDAVSQIKRDIVFAASLYL; from the exons ATGGGATCGGTGAAGAGGAAGTCGTTAGAAGAAGGTCCTTCAGCTTCTACACCTCCGCCGCACAAACAACAGAAAGACAACAGGAACAATGATAACAGATTAATAGGAACAAACAATGAGGCGGAGGCCGGGGTGGCGTGTGTTCATGATTGTTCATACCCGGAGAACTACGTTGCTGTTCCTCGGCGGTCAAATACCGAGGAAGACTCAAAGCCCGCTAAGGAATTTCCTTTTACACTCGACCCTTTTCAGGCGGAGGCAATTAATTGCTTGAATGCAGGAGAATCCGTTATG GTATCAGCACATACATCAGCAGGGAAAACTGTTGTGGCATCATATGCTATTGCAATGTCACTGAAGAATAAGCAACGAGTAATATACACTTCTCCTATAAAGGCACTGAGTAACCAAAAGTACAGAGAGTTCAAAGAAGAGTTTTCTGATGTGGGGTTGATGACTGGAGATGTTACTATTGAACCCAATGCTTCTTGCTTGGTAATGACCACAGAAATCTGGCGTAGTATGCAGTACAAAGGATCAGAACTCACAAGGGAGGTGGCATGGATCATTTTTGATGAGGTACACTATATGCGTGATAGAGAAAGAGGGGTAGTTTGGGAAGAGAGCATTGTTATGGCTCCCAAAAATGCTCGTTTTGTGTTCCTTTCTGCTACAGTCCCAAATGCTAAAGAATTTGCTGATTGGGTTGCAAAGGTTCATCAGCAACCATGTCATATTGTTTATACGGATTATAGGCCAACACCTCTTCAACATTACCTTTTTCCTACTGGTGGTGATGGGTTGTATTTGGTGGTGGATGAAAAGGGAAAATTTCGTGAAGATAGTTTCCAAAAAGCTTTAAATGCTCTTGTTCCTGCCAATGATGGTGACAAGAAGAAAGATTATGGGAAGAAGCAGAAAGGGTTGGTTAATGGTAGAGGTGGTGAAGATAGTGATATATTTAAAATGGTGAAGATGATAATTCAACGCCAATATGATCCTGTTATAATCTTTAGTTTCAGCAAAAGGGAATGTGAATTTCTTGCAATGCAG ATGGCGAAAATGGACTTGAATGAGGATGATGAGAAAGTGAACATCGAAACCATCTTTTGGAGTGCTATGGACATGCTATCAGATGATGACAAAAAGCTACCTCAG GTGTCAAATATGCTTCCCCTCTTGAAGCGTGGGATTGGTGTGCATCATTCTGGCTTACTCCCCATACTGAAGGAAGTCATTGAAATACTATTCCAAGAAGGTCTAATTAAG TGTTTGTTTGCCACAGAGACATTCAGCATAGGTCTGAACATGCCTGCAAAAACAGTTGTCTTCTCAAATGTCCGGAAGTTTGATGGAGATAAATTCAGATGGCTATCAAGTGGTGAATACATACAGATGAGTGGTCGTGCAGGACGTAGAGGAATAGATGATCGTGGTGTCTGCATTCTTATGCTTGATGAAAAACTCGAACCTTCAACTGCTAAAATGATGGTCAAAGGAAGTGCTGATTGTTTAAACAG TGCTTTTCATTTAAGCTACAATATGCTTTTGAATCAACTGAGATGTGAAGATGGTAATCCAGAAAATTTGCTTAGGAATTCATTCTATCAGTTCCAAGCTGACCGAGCCATCCCTGATCTTGAG AGACAAATGAAGCTTTTACAGGAGGAAAGGGACTCGATTCACATTGAAGAGGAGGATAGCTTGGAAAACTATTACTCTCTGCTACAGCAGTATAGAAGCTTAAAGAATGATGTTCGTGATATTGTCTTTTCTCCTAGATATTGTTTGCCATTTTTGCAGCCTGGCAGGCTTGTTTGTGTTCGTTGTGGAAataatgacgaaaatgcccttccTTTGTCAACCGAGGATAACGTAACATGGGGTGTAATTGTCAACTTTCAAAGGTTGAAGGGTCTTTCAGAAG ATGATGCAAATAAAAGCCCAGAAGATGCAAACTATTCAGTTGATATTCTTACAAGATGTGCAGTTTCTAAGGATGAACTTTCAAAGAAAACAATCAAGATTGTTCCATTAAAATCCCCTGGGGAACCTGTTGTTGTTTCTGTTCTTGTTTCTCAG ATAGATAACTTGAGTAGTGTTCGTCTTATAATCGCAAAGGATCTTTTGCCATTAGAAAATCGGGAAAACACCTTGAAAAAGGTATCTGAAGTTCTCTCCAGATTTTCCAAACAAGGAATGCCACTGTTGGACCCTGAAGAAGACATGaag GTCCAAAGTGGGTCGTATAGGAAGGCTGTTCGCAGGATTGAGGCTTTAGAAAACCTGTTTGATAAACATGAAGTTTCAAAGTCTCCACTTATTGAGCAAAAACTCAAAGTGTTGCACAAAAAGAAAGAAATTACTTCTCAAATTAAAACAATCAAGAAGTCAATGCGTTCTTCCTCTGCACTTGCCTTCAAAGATGAGCTCAAAGCAAGGAAAAGGGTTCTTCGGAGACTTGG ATATGTAACTAGGGAGGATGTTGTGGAGTTGAAGGGGAAAGTTGCTTGTGAAATTAGCAGTGCTGATGAACTGGTGTTAACAGAGCTCATGTTCAATGGGGTTTTCAAAGATATAAAGATAGAAGAAATGGTGTcccttttatcatgttttgtgtgGCAAGAGAAGCTTCAGGATGCTCAAAAGCCCAGGGAAGAACTGGACATGCTTTTCACACAGTTGCAAGATACTGCACGCAGAGTTGCAAAAGTGCAGCTAGAGTGCAAG GTTGAAATTGATGTGGAGAGTTTTGTAAATTCATTCCGGCCTGATATCATGGAGGCTGTTTATTCATGGGCAAAAGGGTCAAAATTCTACGAGATCATGGAAATCACACAGGTGTTTGAAGGGAGTTTGATCAGAGGGATCAGGAGGCTGGAAGAAATACTTCAGCAGTTGATACTTGCAGCAAAATCCATTGGGGAAGTTGAACTTGAAGCCAAGTTTGAGGATGCAGTTTCACAGATCAAGAGAGATATTGTGTTTGCAGCCTCACTATATTTGTAG